The DNA segment atAGTTATATACAACTCAAAATggtaaaactataatttttcataagaaaatgatagtttaacaaaatttagaattaaataatataaaaatatattaaaataataatatcgagaattataatgttatattataaaaaaaaaatgtaagtttTCTATATTTGTAAAAGCTAGTAGAAATTAAGAAAAGTGGAGATGATGCTAAGATCTGTGTTCTTGAAAAGATGCAACTCCTTCAGTGCCAGATTTCTGTGTTCTTCAACATCTTCCTTGTTCAAAGCCCTCTGCGCCATTCCCCTCATCATCCCCACATGAAACCCAAACCTTCTCAGCCGCTCAATCTCCTCCTCACTCCCACCGCCCACCACCGCACCACAGGCGGCGCCACATGCATGCAACCCACCCTCCCCTTTCTCCACCACGCGCTTCACGCTCTCCCCCTCCCCCTCAACGCTTTTCTTCATCTGCAGCGAGTCTATCAGCCCTCCCGACCCAACCGCACGTGATATCTCAATTATCACGCGCATCACGCGCTCCGGGCTTCCACTGCCCGGCCCGGCTCCCCTCGCCAACAACTCAAACCCAAACGGAACAATCCCGTCTCCGGTCAGAAGCGCCACGTTGGACCCCTCGCCCTGACCAATCTCCTCGTGCGCGTGCGCATTGGCCAGGTTCAGTAACAGCGCCGCCGCAGCGTCCATGGCGTGGCGGCGCTGCCCGCCTACGAGCTCGCAGGCTGCGAGGCACAGGGCGGGGGCGGCGCTCCGTGGGGCCGCGAAGGCGAGACGGTGCATGGGCTCGTAAACCTCGAGCGGCTCTTTGAGGGGAATGGTTCGTTTGAGGTAGGCTTCAATGTCGGCCTGCAAGGAGGCCCAGTGAGGTTGGGGAGTGGGTATTGTGAGGGGCGTGGGCTTTACGGGCAAGGGGGAACGGGCCTGGCGTGGGAAGCGAAGCCCGAAGCTGGCGCTGACGTTGAAGAGAATGGTTCCAGGCattgtaaaaaagaaaaacaattattatttgTGTCACGTATTGAAGTGGATGCCAGTGCCTATTTATAGACCAATTGAGTATTTATACCAAAAAGTAAAATCAATACACTAGAAAACATTACatgatataataatattttaaatattaattaatttatttatgtagGTGCCAAAGATATCACTATTTAATGTCAGCCATTGCACCATTTAACTGTTTTATTCGAggaaaaactttaattttagtttttctcACATAATAATACATAACAACTCATATATTTTAATACACTTatattataacttttattattattattattttaatattgtttt comes from the Phaseolus vulgaris cultivar G19833 chromosome 8, P. vulgaris v2.0, whole genome shotgun sequence genome and includes:
- the LOC137826344 gene encoding heterodimeric geranylgeranyl pyrophosphate synthase small subunit, chloroplastic-like yields the protein MPGTILFNVSASFGLRFPRQARSPLPVKPTPLTIPTPQPHWASLQADIEAYLKRTIPLKEPLEVYEPMHRLAFAAPRSAAPALCLAACELVGGQRRHAMDAAAALLLNLANAHAHEEIGQGEGSNVALLTGDGIVPFGFELLARGAGPGSGSPERVMRVIIEISRAVGSGGLIDSLQMKKSVEGEGESVKRVVEKGEGGLHACGAACGAVVGGGSEEEIERLRRFGFHVGMMRGMAQRALNKEDVEEHRNLALKELHLFKNTDLSIISTFLNFY